One segment of Brassica napus cultivar Da-Ae chromosome C3, Da-Ae, whole genome shotgun sequence DNA contains the following:
- the LOC125583395 gene encoding probable WRKY transcription factor 65, whose product MKRGLDMARSYNDHESSQETGPESPNSPTFNSVISSHSPKRSRRSMEKRVVNVPMKEIEGSRHKGDTTPPSDSWAWRKYGQKPIKGSPYPRGYYRCSSTKGCPARKQVERSRDDPTMIIITYTSEHNHPWPLSSSSRHGPKPKPEPKPEPELEVPEEVELEEAGNSKLMVMGREIETTPSCIVDEFAWFSEMETTSSTILESPIFSSEKKTAVSAAANDVGVFFPMGEEDESLFADLGELPESSVVFRHRSSVVGSQVEIF is encoded by the exons atGAAGCGAGGTCTAGATATGGCAAGAAGCTACAATGATCATGAAAGCAGTCAAGAAACCGGACCCGAATCACCAAACTCTCCAACCTTCAACTCAGTCATCTCTTCTCATTCACCTAAGCGAAG TAGGAGATCCATGGAGAAGAGAGTAGTGAACGTACCGATGAAAGAAATAGAAGGATCTCGGCACAAAGGAGACACAACTCCACCGTCAGATTCATGGGCCTGGCGTAAGTACGGCCAAAAGCCCATTAAGGGATCTCCTTACCCTAGAGGTTATTACCGTTGTAGTAGCACAAAAGGTTGTCCGGCAAGGAAGCAAGTCGAGAGAAGCAGAGACGATCCAACTATGATTATCATCACTTACACCTCTGAGCACAACCATCCTTGgcctctctcttcttcttctagacACGGACCCAAACCAAAACCCGAGCCCAAACCCGAACCTGAACTAGAAGTACCCGAGgaggtggagctggaagaggcTGGTAATAGTAAGCTTATGGTTATGGGGAGGGAGATCGAAACGACGCCGTCTTGCATCGTCGACGAGTTTGCTTGGTTTAGTGAGATGGAGACTACTTCTTCCACGATTCTTGAGAGTCCCATTTTCTCATCGGAGAAAAAGACGGCTGTCTCGGCGGCGGCGAATGACGTGGGGGTGTTTTTCCCGATGGGTGAGGAGGATGAGTCTTTGTTCGCTGATCTTGGAGAGTTACCGGAGTCTTCGGTGGTGTTTCGCCACCGGAGTAGCGTAGTTGGGTCACAAGTGGAGATCTTTTGA